From Kineosporia succinea, the proteins below share one genomic window:
- a CDS encoding AIM24 family protein gives MQSSLFHESNLEINGQNRFALQNSQMLRVALGPDVLSAKGAMVAYQGQITFNHEGSGSVGKFLKKVLTNEDLPLMRVSGQGEVFFANEAGYIHLVELTGDALSVNGQNLIAFDAALEWDIKRVQGAGMMAGGLFNTVISGQGTAAIVSVGQPVVLDCSQQPTFVDVQAAVAWSANLVPNIVSSMNMRSMLRGGTGEAFQYAFHGPGFVIVQPSEWSAAAQQAQSAGGGGGGLGGLFS, from the coding sequence ATGCAGAGCAGTCTGTTCCACGAGTCGAATCTCGAGATCAACGGTCAGAACCGGTTCGCGCTCCAGAACTCGCAGATGCTGCGGGTCGCGCTCGGGCCTGACGTGCTCTCGGCCAAGGGGGCGATGGTCGCCTACCAGGGCCAGATCACCTTCAACCACGAGGGCTCCGGCAGCGTCGGCAAGTTCCTCAAGAAGGTCCTCACCAACGAAGACCTCCCGCTCATGCGCGTCAGCGGCCAGGGCGAGGTGTTCTTCGCCAACGAGGCCGGGTACATCCACCTGGTCGAGCTCACCGGTGACGCCCTCAGCGTCAACGGCCAGAACCTGATCGCCTTCGACGCGGCCCTGGAGTGGGACATCAAGCGCGTGCAGGGCGCGGGCATGATGGCCGGGGGCCTGTTCAACACCGTCATCTCCGGGCAGGGCACGGCCGCGATCGTCTCGGTCGGCCAGCCGGTGGTGCTCGACTGCTCGCAGCAGCCCACCTTCGTCGACGTTCAGGCCGCGGTCGCCTGGTCGGCGAACCTGGTGCCGAACATCGTCTCCAGCATGAACATGCGCTCGATGCTGCGCGGCGGCACCGGCGAGGCGTTCCAGTACGCCTTCCACGGGCCGGGTTTCGTGATCGTGCAGCCGAGCGAGTGGAGCGCCGCGGCGCAGCAGGCCCAGTCCGCCGGGGGCGGGGGCGGCGGTCTCGGGGGCCTGTTCAGCTGA
- a CDS encoding MFS transporter, which produces MTTTPHEQGNGRVLRSNLPARLDRLPWSSWHITVLIGLGTVWILDGLEVTIVGALGDRLTEAGSGLELSAGQIGQAAAIYVAGACLGALFFGQLTEKYGRRKLFMVTLGLYLVATVLTAFSMNVWFFFACRFFTGAGIGGEYAAINSAIDELMPARLRGRIDLMVNGSYWLGAAVGAALTLVLLDTDIFPADVGWRLAFGLGAVLGLVILLVRRNVPESPRWMTIHGEHEEAEKVVGEIEHIVEHQDKLHLEPVPDSRAIDIHERGPVRVFEIIRTMLRDYPQRSALGLGLFVGQAFLYNAVFFTQGLVLTTFFDIGSGTAGLYIIPLALGNFLGPILLGPLFDTVGRRVMITLSYVLSSFFLVLTGVLFQNEVFGATTLTIAWSVVFFFASAGASAAYLTVSEIFPMETRAMAIAFFYAVGTGLGGIIGPLLFGKLVETERFGAVAGGYYLGAGLMFAAGVLEWFIGVDAENRNLEDIAAPLSAKAASNQ; this is translated from the coding sequence GTGACGACGACGCCGCACGAGCAGGGGAACGGACGTGTCCTGCGCAGTAATCTTCCCGCCCGCCTCGACCGGTTGCCCTGGTCGAGCTGGCACATCACCGTCCTCATCGGCCTGGGCACGGTCTGGATCCTCGACGGCCTCGAGGTCACCATCGTCGGTGCGCTCGGCGACCGGCTGACCGAGGCCGGCAGCGGGCTCGAGCTCAGCGCCGGGCAGATCGGCCAGGCCGCCGCGATCTACGTGGCCGGTGCCTGCCTGGGGGCGCTGTTCTTCGGGCAGCTCACCGAGAAGTACGGACGGCGAAAGCTGTTCATGGTCACCCTCGGCCTGTACCTGGTGGCCACGGTGCTCACCGCGTTCTCGATGAACGTCTGGTTCTTCTTCGCCTGCCGGTTCTTCACCGGTGCGGGTATCGGCGGTGAGTACGCGGCCATCAACTCGGCGATCGACGAGCTGATGCCCGCCCGGCTGCGCGGCCGGATCGACCTGATGGTCAACGGCTCGTACTGGCTGGGTGCGGCCGTCGGCGCGGCGCTCACCCTGGTGCTGCTCGACACCGACATCTTCCCGGCCGACGTGGGCTGGCGGCTGGCGTTCGGTCTCGGTGCGGTGCTCGGCCTGGTGATCCTTCTGGTGCGGCGGAACGTGCCCGAGAGCCCGCGCTGGATGACGATTCACGGCGAGCACGAGGAAGCTGAGAAGGTCGTCGGCGAGATCGAGCACATCGTCGAGCACCAGGACAAGCTTCACCTGGAGCCGGTGCCCGACTCCCGCGCGATCGACATCCACGAGCGCGGCCCGGTCCGGGTTTTCGAGATCATCCGCACGATGCTCCGGGACTACCCGCAGCGATCCGCGCTCGGGCTGGGCCTTTTCGTCGGCCAGGCGTTTCTCTACAACGCCGTGTTCTTCACCCAGGGCCTGGTGCTGACCACGTTCTTCGACATCGGCTCGGGCACGGCGGGGCTCTACATCATCCCGCTGGCGCTGGGGAACTTCCTCGGCCCGATCCTGCTCGGCCCGCTGTTCGACACCGTCGGCCGCCGGGTCATGATCACCCTGAGCTACGTGCTGAGCTCGTTCTTCCTGGTGTTGACCGGTGTGCTGTTCCAGAACGAGGTGTTCGGCGCGACCACGCTGACCATCGCCTGGAGCGTGGTGTTCTTCTTCGCCTCGGCCGGGGCGAGTGCGGCCTACCTGACGGTGAGCGAGATCTTCCCGATGGAGACCCGGGCCATGGCCATCGCGTTCTTCTACGCGGTGGGCACCGGGCTGGGCGGCATCATCGGGCCGCTGCTGTTCGGCAAGCTCGTCGAGACCGAGCGCTTCGGGGCCGTGGCCGGCGGCTACTACCTGGGCGCCGGGCTGATGTTCGCGGCCGGGGTGCTGGAGTGGTTCATCGGGGTGGACGCCGAGAACCGCAACCTCGAGGACATCGCCGCCCCGCTCTCCGCGAAGGCCGCGAGCAACCAGTGA
- a CDS encoding LLM class flavin-dependent oxidoreductase, translating to MELGVTTFADSYPVNGVPTPHGVRLRQVLEEIELAEQVGLDVYGIGEHHRADFAASAPAIVLAAAAGRTQKIRLTSAVTVLSSADPVRVWQEFTTLDLLSQGRAELMAGRGSFIESFPLFGYDLEDYDDLFAEKLDLLLELTREEKVTWQGRFRPALHEQGVFPRPERPLPVWIAVGGTPQSIVRAAQDGLPVALAIIGGQPAQFQPLAKLYRHALKESGHEPAEVPLAAHLHGYVAPTAEQAVEEYYPSYAQAMTVLGRERGWGAMTRNQFNNLHGRGGSLVLGSPEQVAEKIVDVHRQLGLDRFMLHISVGTLPHEQVLRSIELLGTQVAPLVQAELGR from the coding sequence ATGGAACTCGGCGTCACCACCTTCGCGGACAGCTACCCGGTGAACGGTGTGCCGACCCCGCACGGCGTCCGGCTGCGCCAGGTGCTCGAGGAGATCGAGCTCGCCGAGCAGGTCGGCCTCGACGTCTACGGCATCGGCGAGCACCACCGCGCCGACTTCGCCGCCAGCGCCCCCGCGATCGTCCTCGCCGCCGCGGCCGGCCGCACCCAAAAGATCCGCCTGACCAGCGCCGTCACGGTTCTGAGCAGCGCCGACCCGGTGCGGGTGTGGCAGGAGTTCACCACCCTCGACCTCCTCTCGCAGGGCCGCGCCGAGCTGATGGCCGGTCGCGGCTCGTTCATCGAGTCGTTCCCGCTGTTCGGCTACGACCTCGAGGACTACGACGACCTCTTCGCCGAGAAGCTCGACCTGCTCCTCGAGCTCACCCGTGAGGAGAAGGTCACCTGGCAGGGCCGGTTCCGCCCGGCGCTGCACGAGCAGGGCGTGTTCCCGCGCCCGGAACGTCCTCTGCCGGTCTGGATCGCCGTCGGCGGCACCCCGCAGTCGATCGTGCGCGCGGCACAGGACGGGCTGCCGGTCGCGCTCGCGATCATCGGTGGTCAGCCCGCGCAGTTCCAGCCGCTGGCGAAGCTCTACCGGCACGCGCTGAAGGAGTCGGGCCACGAGCCGGCCGAGGTCCCGCTCGCCGCTCACCTGCACGGGTACGTCGCGCCGACGGCCGAGCAGGCCGTGGAGGAGTACTACCCCTCGTACGCCCAGGCCATGACCGTTCTCGGCCGTGAGCGGGGCTGGGGTGCCATGACCCGCAACCAGTTCAACAACCTGCACGGCCGGGGCGGCTCGCTGGTGCTCGGCTCGCCCGAACAGGTGGCCGAGAAGATCGTCGACGTGCACCGTCAGCTCGGTCTCGACCGCTTCATGCTGCACATCAGCGTGGGCACGCTGCCGCACGAGCAGGTGCTGCGCTCCATCGAGCTGCTGGGCACGCAGGTCGCGCCGCTGGTGCAGGCCGAGCTGGGGCGTTAG
- a CDS encoding M15 family metallopeptidase, whose protein sequence is MGTREDVYQLLEEKMLKYADYADVPVIEVDEVVLFEPVPQQGVLRVEHLDPEMSELTGGVVYVRRPVVDMLYRAGQALKALDRSLTLQVVYGFRALEVQTRLFEEAKDALRAQYPAGDELVEAAHRNVAVPSVAGYPTGGAVAVTLLRDEQPVDMGTPVMEANRDSFTFSPFVSREAWESRQLLRRAMMAADFAPFDGEWWHFSYGDKEWARYYRQPGALYDQLAFADAQKVDPSADLAL, encoded by the coding sequence GTGGGTACCCGGGAAGACGTTTACCAGCTCCTCGAAGAGAAGATGCTGAAGTACGCCGACTACGCCGACGTTCCGGTGATCGAGGTGGACGAAGTCGTTCTCTTCGAACCGGTTCCGCAACAGGGCGTGCTGCGGGTCGAGCACCTCGACCCCGAGATGAGCGAGCTCACGGGCGGAGTCGTCTACGTGCGCCGTCCGGTGGTCGACATGCTCTACCGCGCCGGGCAGGCCCTCAAGGCGCTCGACCGTTCGCTCACGCTGCAGGTGGTCTACGGCTTCCGGGCGCTGGAGGTGCAGACGCGCCTCTTCGAGGAGGCGAAAGACGCTCTGCGCGCGCAGTATCCGGCGGGCGACGAGCTGGTCGAGGCGGCTCACCGCAACGTCGCCGTGCCGTCGGTGGCGGGTTACCCGACGGGTGGGGCGGTGGCCGTGACGCTGCTGCGCGACGAGCAGCCGGTGGACATGGGCACTCCGGTGATGGAGGCCAACCGCGACTCCTTCACCTTCTCGCCCTTCGTGTCCCGGGAGGCCTGGGAGTCCCGACAGCTGCTGCGCCGGGCGATGATGGCGGCCGACTTCGCGCCCTTCGACGGCGAGTGGTGGCACTTCTCCTACGGTGACAAGGAATGGGCGCGCTACTACCGGCAGCCCGGCGCCCTCTACGACCAGCTGGCGTTCGCGGACGCCCAGAAGGTCGACCCGAGCGCCGACCTGGCTCTGTAG